One segment of Triticum aestivum cultivar Chinese Spring chromosome 2A, IWGSC CS RefSeq v2.1, whole genome shotgun sequence DNA contains the following:
- the LOC123188070 gene encoding uncharacterized protein encodes MPLIQCSPRVLLLRRQRFTPHHPFPASTLALPVRRSTALRAEPEPQPQPSTSTAEPPGTYDDSGDGPVEIRAPTLFSVDDNPTPLQVATSVMLTGAISVFLFRSLRRRARRAKELRVRSGGMKKPRNLSEEALEALRMVSTSPVETNKPPSPVQALLGGIAAGVIALFLYKFASTVEASLNRQTISDNFSVRQITVTIRTIINGLCYLATFVFGINGVGLILYSLQLTFNSLMDDDSSSSSVEKISEQSSTMASSSSSTSDSVSDNSDLQQISDKSKNSSE; translated from the exons ATGCCGCTAATCCAATGCTCCCCGcgcgtcctcctcctccgccgccaacGCTTCACGCCGCACCACCCATTCCCCGCTTCCACTTTGGCCCTCCCCGTCCGCCGCTCCACCGCCCTCCGGGCCGAGCCGGAGCCCCAGCCGCAGCCGTCCACTTCCACTGCCGAGCCGCCGGGCACCTACGACGACAGCGGGGACGGCCCCGTGGAAATCCGCGCCCCGACGCTGTTCTCCGTCGACGACAACCCCACCCCGCTGCAGGTCGCCACGAGCGTCATGCTCACCGGTGCCATCTCCGTCTTCCTCTTccgctccctccgccgccgcgctcgccgcgccAAGGAGCTC AGGGTGCGGTCCGGTGGGATGAAGAAGCCCAGGAACCTGAGCGAGGAGGCCCTGGAGGCGCTGAGGATGGTGAGCACCTCGCCGGTGGAGACTAATAAACCGCCGTCGCCCGTGCAGGCGCTGCTCGGGGGAATTGCGGCCGGGGTCATCGCGCTGTTCCTGTACAAGTTCGCTAGCACCGTCGAGGCCTCGCTCAACCGGCAGACCATCTCCGACAATTTCTCG GTTCGCCAGATAACAGTAACAATAAG AACAATTATAAATGGGCTGTGCTACCTAGCAACATTTGTGTTTGGAATCAACGGGGTGGGATTGATACTCTATTCCCTCCAGCTTACTTTTAACTCTCTCATGGACGATGACTCTAGCAGCTCATCCGTAGAGAAAATCAGCGAGCAATCCAGCACAATGGCTTCATCTAGTAGCTCCACAAGTGACAGCGTATCGGACAATAGTGACTTGCAGCAGATCTCGGACAAGAGTAAAAACTCATCGGAGTAG